The DNA segment CTCCATTATCTgcgcctcaacatctctctgACCCTGCAAATCCCGTGCATCTTGTACAGAGAGtgatcctccttgccgaacACGTTGCTTTTTGGCCCTTCGGCGCTTGCTTAGGGCTTCATTTGCTGCTCGGAGACTCTGGTTCTCTACCTTCAATAATGCTAACTGATGCATTATCCTGGACGTTCCTTTCGCAAGGACGTCAACTGCCTTTAAAATCTCAGTTGGAGAGCTATTCTGATGCTGTGCAATCCGAGACTTGATGATATTAGATTGTGAAGAGGCTTcagttgggttgtttggcgttttagagacccatcataaaccccgtctcatcaaagttgtagatgtccacctccagaatACCATACTTCGCAATTGTGTTCCGTACAAGTGTAAACCAGCCGCCAATAACCTCTGGATCTTCGCTAGATTTGaaaggatttcctcctcgcttgtctggtgtggaagatatggccaaccgaTTGCTTACCGAACGCGATGCGGGACGCGTCGGCGCGCTCTGGGCGCACAACTTTGTTAAACGGCAACCAGAACTCactacgcgttttaatcggaaGTACGACTACCAAAGGGCCCTATGGTCGATAATATATTGAATAATAACAGACTCTTCTAGAGTAGTCAGCTTCCGCGAGTTGGCTGAaatatcgcgtcgtgatGGCTGACCCTGCTTGCGGCGACCCAGCTTCCGATGATCGACAGAATAgatctttgctgcagctcttAAGCTTAGTTTCGGGTCATTCTTCATCGCTTCGAGGGCCAAGATTATGCTACTTTCATCGTTTTTTTGAGGCATGTTCAGTAgtagagaaggaggatgaagaagggagatgtTACGTGTGGATCAATTGcgtggcgctttcgcttataaaCCACGTTATATTATTTACGGGGGATTAAAAATCAAAGTTTTTAGCATGGCTGTCTAGCGCCATGACAAGTGATATATCCATGAGATGAAAAGAACCAACATGGCATAACAGTCGTGGGGTGCGTGTCCTGGTCTGTTTTAAGCTTAACCAATCAttttgtgcttgtggtcAACTTTTAGGCAGCCACTCCCGACCCCGCACTGCAGCCTACATTCGCAGGTCTTcccacaaacaacaccaagcagAAATCTTGTTCTTATTCTTGTCCACCACACCTCGCATAGACATATACAACCATGGGTCGATACCATTGTCCGCTCTGCGGATGGCAAATATATGAGTCAAGGCCAATATCCTCATCATGGAATCACGAATTTCGCGGCCGTAAGTCACCCAACTGCGCGTACCTCATGAGGCCCCCCCCCTAATAAACTCGTTCCAAAGTCTGCCGCTGCTCAGTCAGCAACCGAACTAACCTCACAGGTGTTGGAAAACAGAACCGTGTTGCCTCTCGTTCCTTCGTCGCCCCACTAAACCCAGCTGGGCGATACGACGACCCTGGCTACAGGATTTCAGACCAAGACGCGGTTGGAACCCATTTTTGTGAAATCAACAACAAATTCGGATTCCCTGTACACAATATCTGTTGGAAGCTActcgaggaggccatctACCCCAGCCCGGTGCCAATTGAAAGGTTGTTCGGTGTCTTGAAGTCTTTCGTATGGCCGTCGTTGTGCGTCGATGGGCGGCTTGATTGGCGCTGGAGAGAAATCTCGCAGTTAGCAGAGTGTTCATCGAAAGACTCATTCCCTTGGGATATCACCGCCAACGCGAGCACCGCTGATGTGCCGCCATTCACATCGGATCCTTATTTCGTCGACCTCCACGAGATACTGGGTGAGCGATACGGAGTCTACGATGTTCCTCTTGCCCCCGATAACCTGTTATCCGGCCTAGTGTCAGGAAACGatcccttcctctccctcccggAGGAGCTTTGCTCTGTTATTGCCTGCTATTTACCACTCCGTGACGCCCTCCATGTCCGTTTGGCATCGCGATCCTTTTGGCATCTTTTTGATCGTCAACAGTTTTGGCGTTCTCAATTTATGGGTCAAAATTCTGACCTTTCATGCCTGTTTGAACTTCATCGAGATCCATATCAAGGGGCCCGTGATTGGCGATTACTCTACCACCGGATTACCGACACCAGCAATGACTCGGATGAGGATGTCTGGAGCGGCCTTCGCAACAGAGGGCAAGCCTGGCAGAAGATATTGACTATTGTAGACATCCTGGGACTTTGTCCAACTCCAAACGCCGCGTTTACGAAGAGGGGTCATTTGGCACACTTGAAGCCCCGGCCAGACTGTATTCTACGAGTCGGGGGGAGTGCCGCAGAGTCCCTAGTCGGCACGGTGGGTCCGCTGCAAGTGGGATGTTTCCGAAAATCCGTACAATCTCTTGCTATCCCCAACGAGACAGTCCGAATATCTGCGTCAACCATAGATGTGGGATCCTTTACGTACATCTCCGGCTTGACCATTGTGTCGAGTTCGCAGACAGAAAGCGCTGGTCACCTGGGTCCCAAGGAAAGGGAGCGATCCGTAACCCTAAACGCTGCTGATCTACGGGGCCTCAACGTTGCGGTTGGTTTGAGAGGTATCCACGCTTTGCAGTTTGCGGATTCGGCAGGACTGACCCCTTGGCTGGGCGATCCTCATGATGCTGCAAAAACGACGAGGCTTGGGAGTGTATCAAATATTTCATCACTGGAAGTCTGGTCCGATGTACGTGAAAGGTTCTGATAAAAGAAGCGTGAAGCTAACAAGGCGTTGTAGGCATTCAGAATCGTCGAGATTGGTATCATGAAGAAGCAAAGTTCCGAGCTCAGCGACACAGAAAATATCTCAGACTTGAGAATTCTCGGAATATGGTACCCCGATAttcccccttctcaactCAACCTGAATGAAGAGTGCTTCTTCTCTGCGAAAGCATTTGCGGAGGGATTCAGACCACTGTTCTGGACCCATTTCGGCGGCCCAGGTGGTGTGCATCTGAAAAGCCTACTGAGAATATATTGGAATCAGCCGGCCGAAACCATCACTTTTGCTTATGAAAACAAGGGGGTTCCATTGAGCTCTCAAAGCTTCGGTCGGGCACCAGAACCTGAATGGGACGACGACTCATCGTGTTTTGAGCCTGACACTCAATCGAGCACGTTTGTAATCGATGGACCTGGGGGAGAAAGAATTACCGCTGTCGAGATTTGCCAGAAGTACCGGAAGACTGGCAGAACATGGGAGTGTACAGAAGGAGTCCTAACTGGATTCAAGGTGAGTTAGCACGTCTgcaaacaccacacaccgTCTTGTTTGTGAAGCATAAGGGGCTAACATCACTTCAATCCCTAGGTTTTCACCAACCATGGACGATCCCACCTGTTCCGGGGTGTTGTAGACGCCTATCCGGAGGACTGGAGAGTTGAGACGAAGCGACTTGAAGTGCCTCCAGGGAGTGTAGTTACAGGGCTATACGGGTTTTCTGTTCGGAATTTGGGATATGGACTTGCAGCACTGGGGATTATCACCGAGTTGGAGGCTTGACTCCCAGCGCAATCGCTCAGAATTTCGGTCCAAGGCCATTCAGTTCACAAGCTTATTGGAGGTCCCCATTCGTTGAACAACAAATAAGC comes from the Podospora pseudocomata strain CBS 415.72m chromosome 5, whole genome shotgun sequence genome and includes:
- a CDS encoding hypothetical protein (antiSMASH:Cluster_12; COG:S; EggNog:ENOG503PC1B), with the translated sequence MGRYHCPLCGWQIYESRPISSSWNHEFRGLCRCSVSNRTNLTGVGKQNRVASRSFVAPLNPAGRYDDPGYRISDQDAVGTHFCEINNKFGFPVHNICWKLLEEAIYPSPVPIERLFGVLKSFVWPSLCVDGRLDWRWREISQLAECSSKDSFPWDITANASTADVPPFTSDPYFVDLHEILGERYGVYDVPLAPDNLLSGLVSGNDPFLSLPEELCSVIACYLPLRDALHVRLASRSFWHLFDRQQFWRSQFMGQNSDLSCLFELHRDPYQGARDWRLLYHRITDTSNDSDEDVWSGLRNRGQAWQKILTIVDILGLCPTPNAAFTKRGHLAHLKPRPDCILRVGGSAAESLVGTVGPLQVGCFRKSVQSLAIPNETVRISASTIDVGSFTYISGLTIVSSSQTESAGHLGPKERERSVTLNAADLRGLNVAVGLRGIHALQFADSAGLTPWLGDPHDAAKTTRLGSVSNISSLEVWSDAFRIVEIGIMKKQSSELSDTENISDLRILGIWYPDIPPSQLNLNEECFFSAKAFAEGFRPLFWTHFGGPGGVHLKSLLRIYWNQPAETITFAYENKGVPLSSQSFGRAPEPEWDDDSSCFEPDTQSSTFVIDGPGGERITAVEICQKYRKTGRTWECTEGVLTGFKVFTNHGRSHLFRGVVDAYPEDWRVETKRLEVPPGSVVTGLYGFSVRNLGYGLAALGIITELEA